A single Streptomyces sp. Edi2 DNA region contains:
- a CDS encoding serine hydrolase domain-containing protein, whose translation MSGKQEPVVDVQGTVEDGFEPVRDAFMANFDRRGERGAAVAVYRHGRKVVDLWGGTKDGDAGKHAAGAAPWEAGTAQVIRSATKGIAALVPLLLHQRGQLDLDAPVGTYWPEFKAAGKERVLVRHLLSHRAGLPALDTPLTPGQAIDGVSGPAAVAAQAPLWEPGTDHGYHAQTYSWLIGELVLRVTGRSVGSWIADEIAGPLGLDLWIGLPEAAQSRVGRLGAVGAPAPPAATGLRVRPKPSIADAYADPDSLTSRAFGAISPAPDENDPAYRAAELPASGGIATARSLARCYAALIGAVDGHPRLFAPATLTLARTEESAGPDRTLLVPTRIGLGFMLHGPASPLLGPGSFGHPGRGGALAFADPESGVAFGYVTNGMQRNVTADPRPQAMVRAVSHVVG comes from the coding sequence ATGAGTGGGAAGCAGGAACCAGTGGTGGACGTCCAGGGCACGGTCGAGGACGGCTTCGAGCCGGTCCGGGACGCCTTCATGGCCAACTTCGACCGGCGCGGCGAGCGGGGCGCGGCGGTCGCCGTGTACCGGCACGGCCGCAAGGTCGTCGACCTGTGGGGCGGCACCAAGGACGGGGACGCCGGCAAGCACGCGGCGGGCGCGGCGCCCTGGGAGGCCGGCACGGCCCAGGTGATCCGGTCCGCGACCAAAGGCATCGCCGCCCTCGTACCGCTGCTGCTGCACCAGCGCGGACAGCTCGACCTCGATGCGCCGGTCGGCACGTACTGGCCCGAGTTCAAGGCCGCCGGCAAGGAACGCGTCCTCGTCCGCCATCTGCTCTCGCACCGCGCCGGGCTGCCGGCCCTGGACACCCCGCTCACCCCCGGCCAGGCCATCGATGGCGTCAGCGGCCCCGCCGCGGTCGCCGCCCAGGCCCCCCTCTGGGAGCCCGGCACCGATCACGGCTACCACGCGCAGACCTACAGCTGGCTGATCGGCGAGCTGGTGCTGCGGGTCACCGGCCGCAGCGTCGGCAGCTGGATCGCCGACGAGATAGCCGGGCCGCTCGGCCTCGATCTGTGGATCGGTCTGCCCGAGGCGGCGCAGTCCCGGGTCGGACGGCTGGGCGCCGTCGGGGCGCCGGCCCCGCCCGCCGCGACGGGCCTGCGGGTCCGCCCGAAGCCGTCCATCGCCGACGCCTACGCCGATCCGGACTCGCTCACCAGCCGCGCCTTCGGCGCGATCTCCCCGGCGCCCGACGAGAACGACCCGGCCTACCGGGCCGCCGAACTGCCCGCCTCCGGCGGCATCGCCACCGCCCGTTCGCTGGCCCGCTGTTACGCCGCGCTCATCGGGGCCGTCGACGGCCACCCCCGGCTCTTCGCGCCCGCGACGCTGACCCTCGCCCGGACCGAGGAGTCCGCGGGGCCCGACCGCACCCTCCTCGTCCCCACCCGCATCGGACTGGGCTTCATGCTCCACGGCCCCGCTTCGCCGCTCCTGGGCCCGGGTTCCTTCGGCCACCCCGGCCGCGGCGGCGCGCTCGCCTTCGCCGACCCCGAGAGCGGGGTCGCCTTCGGCTACGTCACGAACGGTATGCAGCGGAATGTGACGGCGGACCCGCGCCCCCAGGCCATGGTGAGAGCCGTTTCCCACGTTGTCGGGTGA
- a CDS encoding SDR family NAD(P)-dependent oxidoreductase: MATTQRFDGYSALITGAGRGIGEATAQRLAAEGARVLVTDLDGDRAARAAARIVEAGGTAEATPCDVGDRAAVEAAVARAVDRFGGLDVLVNNAYRCHPDAPSFEDETDEDWAADLDITLGGAFRCARAALPHLAAAGGRGAIVNIGSVNGIQDFGNHAYSAAKAGLAGLTRTLSGRAAPRGVRVNLVAPGTVDTPNWAGHEDRLRRAAAAYPLGRVGRPEDVAAAVAYLASSDAAWVTGITLPVDGGVLVANGELFRALRGE, from the coding sequence ATGGCGACAACGCAACGGTTCGACGGATACAGCGCACTGATCACCGGCGCCGGCCGCGGCATCGGCGAGGCGACCGCGCAACGGCTGGCCGCGGAGGGAGCCCGGGTACTGGTCACCGACCTCGACGGGGACCGCGCCGCCCGCGCGGCCGCGCGGATCGTCGAGGCCGGCGGAACGGCCGAGGCAACGCCGTGCGACGTGGGGGACCGGGCGGCCGTGGAGGCGGCCGTGGCCCGCGCGGTGGACCGCTTCGGTGGGCTGGACGTGCTGGTCAACAACGCCTACCGGTGCCATCCGGACGCCCCGTCGTTCGAGGACGAGACGGACGAGGACTGGGCGGCGGACCTCGACATCACGCTCGGCGGCGCCTTCCGGTGCGCGCGGGCCGCGCTGCCGCATCTGGCGGCGGCCGGCGGGCGCGGCGCGATCGTCAACATCGGGTCCGTCAACGGCATCCAGGACTTCGGCAATCACGCCTACAGTGCGGCCAAGGCGGGCCTGGCCGGCCTGACCCGCACGCTGTCCGGCCGGGCCGCGCCGCGCGGCGTACGGGTCAACCTCGTCGCGCCGGGAACGGTCGACACCCCCAACTGGGCCGGGCACGAGGACCGGTTGCGGCGCGCGGCCGCGGCGTACCCGCTGGGGCGGGTCGGGCGGCCGGAGGATGTCGCGGCGGCGGTGGCCTATCTGGCGTCGTCGGATGCGGCGTGGGTGACCGGGATCACGCTGCCGGTGGACGGCGGGGTGCTGGTCGCCAACGGGGAGTTGTTCAGGGCGCTACGGGGCGAGTGA
- a CDS encoding YbaK/EbsC family protein translates to MSDSRSGTTPETPHATAHPRFAEALTELGLTVEVRSFPEATRTAAEAAAAVGCELAQIVKSLVFAVDGQPVLVLMDGASRVDVERVRTELGAAAVGRADAALVRETTGYAIGGVPPFGHRTRTRVLADRGLLAHDTVWAAAGTPHTVFPLAPAALIEYAGGRVVDVRERTA, encoded by the coding sequence ATGAGCGATTCCCGGTCCGGCACCACACCGGAAACCCCGCACGCCACTGCTCACCCGCGCTTCGCCGAGGCGCTCACGGAACTGGGCCTGACCGTGGAGGTCCGCAGCTTCCCGGAGGCCACCCGCACCGCGGCCGAGGCCGCCGCGGCCGTCGGCTGCGAGCTCGCCCAGATCGTCAAGTCGCTGGTCTTCGCGGTGGACGGGCAGCCGGTGCTGGTGCTCATGGACGGCGCCTCCCGTGTCGACGTGGAGCGGGTGCGCACGGAACTCGGCGCCGCCGCGGTCGGCCGCGCCGATGCCGCCCTCGTCCGCGAGACCACCGGCTACGCCATCGGCGGCGTCCCGCCCTTCGGCCACCGCACCCGCACCCGGGTGCTGGCCGACCGCGGCCTGCTGGCGCACGATACGGTCTGGGCCGCCGCCGGGACCCCGCACACGGTCTTCCCGCTCGCCCCCGCGGCCCTGATCGAGTACGCCGGCGGCCGGGTCGTCGACGTGCGCGAGCGCACCGCATGA
- a CDS encoding EamA family transporter, which translates to MTPLVVAAVLLAAVTHASWNAIAHGIRDQLLAFTLVGGGGALCGLALAAVTPLPAAGAWPFLLASSVLHIVYQVLLMQSFRLGDFGQMYPIARGTAPLVVTVLAAVFVHEVPNGWGLAGVALASAGLVGVALWGIRGSGTRPHWPALLAALATGLAIASYTTVDGLGVRASGTSLGYIAWLMILEGIVIPVYALATRRRQLLTELRPIALRGMAGGVLSVFAYGLVLWAQTRAPLAPIAALRESSIIVGAAIGALFFKERFGAPRIAAAGLMVIGIGLMLHTG; encoded by the coding sequence ATGACCCCGCTCGTCGTCGCGGCGGTCCTGCTGGCCGCCGTCACCCACGCCAGCTGGAACGCCATCGCCCACGGCATACGCGACCAGCTCCTGGCCTTCACCCTGGTCGGCGGCGGCGGTGCGCTCTGCGGCCTGGCCCTGGCCGCCGTCACCCCGCTGCCCGCGGCCGGCGCCTGGCCCTTCCTCCTGGCCTCCAGCGTGCTGCACATCGTCTACCAGGTCCTGCTCATGCAGTCGTTCCGCCTGGGCGACTTCGGCCAGATGTACCCCATCGCCCGCGGCACCGCGCCCCTGGTCGTCACGGTCCTGGCCGCCGTCTTCGTCCACGAGGTCCCCAACGGCTGGGGGCTGGCCGGTGTCGCCCTGGCCTCCGCCGGGCTGGTGGGCGTCGCCCTGTGGGGCATCCGCGGTTCGGGCACCAGGCCGCACTGGCCGGCCCTCCTCGCCGCCCTCGCCACCGGCCTGGCCATCGCGTCCTACACCACCGTCGACGGCCTGGGCGTCCGCGCCTCCGGCACCTCCCTGGGCTATATCGCCTGGCTGATGATCCTCGAAGGCATCGTCATCCCCGTCTACGCGCTCGCCACCCGCCGCCGTCAGCTCCTCACCGAGCTGCGCCCCATCGCCCTGCGCGGCATGGCAGGCGGTGTGCTCTCCGTCTTCGCCTACGGCCTGGTGCTGTGGGCGCAGACCCGCGCGCCCCTCGCCCCCATCGCCGCCCTGCGCGAATCGTCCATCATCGTGGGCGCCGCCATCGGCGCCCTCTTCTTCAAGGAACGCTTCGGCGCCCCCCGGATCGCCGCGGCCGGCCTGATGGTCATCGGCATCGGCCTGATGCTCCACACCGGCTGA
- a CDS encoding energy-coupling factor ABC transporter permease: MHVPDGFINAPVSAATGVVAAAAVAVSLRGARRELAGAGAGAGGVAGAERTAPLAGLVAAFIFAVQMLNFPVAAGTSGHLLGGALAAILVGPYTGVLCVSVVLLMQGVLFADGGLTALGVNITDMAIVTTVVAYALFRGLVKVLPRRRRSVTVASFVAALVSVPAAAVAFTAIYALGGTADVSIGKVFTAMVGVHVLIGIGEAAITALTVGAVIAVRPDLVYGARGLTKPLELRTSPLAAPGDESGSPADEPSRPAAPAPASAAPAPAGASAASAAPRRSSRRVWLAGLAAALVCAGGISYYASASPDGLEKVAHDQGIDAKARDHAAKDSPLADYSVQDITDPRLAGGLAGVIGVGATLAVGTGVFVVLRRRRNAGSGEQPAAGSGRPSESA, encoded by the coding sequence ATGCACGTACCCGATGGATTCATCAATGCGCCGGTGTCGGCGGCGACCGGTGTGGTCGCCGCCGCCGCGGTCGCGGTCAGCCTGCGCGGCGCCCGGCGCGAGCTGGCGGGTGCGGGTGCGGGTGCGGGCGGTGTCGCGGGCGCGGAGCGTACGGCGCCGCTGGCCGGACTGGTCGCGGCGTTCATCTTTGCCGTGCAGATGCTGAACTTCCCGGTCGCGGCGGGCACCAGCGGGCATCTGCTGGGCGGTGCGCTGGCGGCGATACTCGTCGGCCCGTACACCGGTGTGCTGTGTGTCTCCGTCGTGCTGCTGATGCAGGGCGTGCTGTTCGCCGACGGCGGGCTGACCGCGCTGGGCGTGAACATCACCGATATGGCGATCGTGACGACCGTGGTCGCCTACGCCCTGTTCCGCGGGCTGGTGAAGGTGCTGCCGCGGCGGCGCCGCTCGGTCACCGTGGCCTCGTTCGTCGCCGCGCTGGTGTCGGTGCCGGCGGCCGCGGTGGCCTTCACCGCCATCTACGCGCTCGGCGGGACCGCGGATGTGTCGATCGGCAAGGTGTTCACCGCCATGGTGGGCGTCCACGTCCTGATCGGGATCGGCGAGGCGGCGATCACCGCCCTGACGGTCGGCGCGGTGATCGCCGTACGCCCCGACCTGGTGTACGGCGCGCGCGGCCTGACCAAGCCGCTGGAGCTGCGGACCTCGCCGCTGGCCGCCCCGGGCGACGAGTCCGGCTCGCCGGCCGACGAGCCCTCCCGGCCTGCCGCGCCCGCACCCGCCTCCGCCGCTCCCGCTCCCGCAGGCGCCTCCGCCGCCTCCGCGGCCCCGCGCCGCTCCTCCCGCCGGGTCTGGCTGGCCGGCCTCGCCGCCGCCCTGGTGTGCGCGGGCGGCATCAGCTACTACGCCTCCGCCAGCCCCGACGGCCTGGAGAAGGTCGCCCACGACCAGGGCATCGACGCGAAGGCCAGGGACCACGCCGCCAAGGACTCCCCGCTCGCCGACTACAGCGTCCAGGACATCACCGACCCGCGCCTGGCCGGCGGCCTCGCCGGCGTGATCGGGGTCGGCGCGACGCTCGCCGTCGGCACGGGCGTGTTCGTCGTGCTCCGGCGCCGCAGGAACGCCGGCAGCGGCGAGCAGCCGGCCGCGGGCAGCGGGCGCCCGTCGGAGAGTGCCTGA
- a CDS encoding ABC transporter ATP-binding protein → MDPLSTTAPAPSLAVSRLAYAYPDGHQALFGVDLTVGRGERVALLGPNGAGKTTLVLHLNGILEAGAGTVEVAGLPVARENLAEIRRRVGIVFQDPDDQLFMPTVREDVAFGPASSGLRGAELEERVTEALARVGMADFADRPPHHLSFGQRRRVAVATVLAMRPEILVLDEPSSNLDPASRRELADILRSLDVTVLMVTHDLPYALELCPRSVVLSGGVLVADGTTQKLLCDEELMRTHRLELPFGFDPRSVDVPG, encoded by the coding sequence ATGGACCCTTTGAGCACCACCGCACCCGCCCCCTCCCTCGCCGTCTCCCGGCTCGCCTACGCCTACCCCGACGGCCACCAGGCGCTCTTCGGCGTCGACCTGACCGTCGGCCGCGGCGAGCGGGTCGCGCTGCTCGGGCCCAACGGCGCCGGCAAGACCACCCTCGTCCTGCACCTCAACGGCATCCTCGAAGCGGGCGCCGGCACCGTCGAGGTCGCCGGCCTCCCGGTCGCCAGGGAAAACCTCGCGGAGATCCGCCGCCGGGTCGGCATCGTCTTCCAGGACCCCGACGACCAGCTGTTCATGCCCACCGTCCGCGAGGACGTCGCCTTCGGCCCGGCCTCCTCGGGACTGCGCGGCGCCGAACTGGAGGAGCGGGTCACCGAAGCACTCGCCCGGGTCGGCATGGCGGACTTCGCCGACCGCCCGCCGCACCACCTCTCCTTCGGGCAGCGCCGCCGGGTCGCCGTCGCGACCGTGCTGGCGATGCGGCCGGAGATCCTGGTCCTCGACGAGCCGTCCTCCAACCTCGACCCGGCCTCCCGCCGTGAACTCGCCGACATCCTGCGGTCGTTGGACGTCACCGTCCTGATGGTCACGCACGACCTGCCGTACGCCCTGGAGCTGTGCCCGCGGTCCGTCGTGCTCTCCGGCGGGGTGCTCGTGGCCGACGGGACCACCCAGAAGCTGCTGTGCGACGAGGAACTGATGCGCACCCACCGGCTGGAACTGCCCTTCGGCTTCGACCCGCGGTCGGTCGACGTCCCGGGGTGA
- a CDS encoding penicillin-binding transpeptidase domain-containing protein — MRREVKYGLIGGSVALVAGVVGGFALFGGSDESPQEVRSADAKAGDKGPKVATGPLSAKEVHTTAQGFLTAWQSGDAAKAAGMTDDPVKCKAALEALAKQARFSKVSLTPGTPSGDKVPYSVAAQIDYKGTKAAYSYRSATTVQRDKTTGKPQIAWQPAMLHPGLAKGDQLRTGEAEAPPIKAVDRNGAALTPEEHPALAGVLDSLRDKYGAKTDGKPGVELFIQRAKSAKPADQLPDKTLKVLSKGTPGTLKTTLDAKLQSAAERAVKGKKSASAAAVKPSTGEILALANSPEKGFSMATQGSLAPGSTMKIVTSAMLMDKGLTSPGKKNPCPKYVTVGGWKFQNLNKSEIKDGTFAQSFAASCNNAFISHAKDLSDDDLTNEARDVFGIGLNWQTGIPTFDGAVPVQSDAQMAASLIGQGGVRMNPLNVASLSATVRAGSFHQPYIVSPSLDHRTLAKAPRTMKPSTLSGLKSLMKLTATSGTAAEAMAGVSGDIGAKTGSAEVDNQKKPNAWFSAYRDDVAAAAVVPASGHGGSNAGPLVRAILTAG; from the coding sequence ATGCGCCGAGAGGTGAAGTACGGGCTGATCGGCGGATCGGTGGCCCTGGTGGCGGGAGTCGTGGGCGGCTTCGCGCTGTTCGGCGGCTCGGACGAGTCTCCGCAGGAGGTCAGGTCGGCGGACGCCAAGGCGGGCGACAAGGGGCCGAAGGTGGCGACCGGCCCGCTGTCGGCCAAGGAGGTCCACACGACGGCGCAGGGCTTCCTGACCGCCTGGCAGTCCGGCGACGCGGCCAAGGCCGCCGGGATGACGGACGACCCGGTCAAGTGCAAGGCCGCCCTGGAGGCCCTGGCCAAGCAGGCCCGGTTCTCGAAGGTCTCCCTGACGCCGGGCACGCCCTCGGGCGACAAGGTGCCGTACTCCGTTGCCGCGCAGATCGACTACAAGGGCACCAAGGCGGCCTACTCGTACCGCAGCGCCACGACCGTGCAGCGCGACAAGACCACCGGGAAGCCGCAGATCGCCTGGCAGCCGGCGATGCTGCACCCGGGCCTGGCCAAGGGCGACCAGCTGCGGACCGGCGAGGCCGAGGCGCCGCCGATCAAGGCCGTGGACCGCAACGGCGCCGCCCTGACCCCCGAGGAGCATCCGGCGCTGGCCGGGGTGCTGGACAGCCTGCGCGACAAGTACGGCGCCAAGACCGACGGCAAGCCCGGGGTGGAGCTGTTCATCCAGCGCGCCAAGAGCGCCAAGCCCGCGGACCAGTTGCCCGACAAGACGCTGAAGGTGCTCTCCAAGGGGACCCCGGGCACGCTCAAGACCACCCTGGACGCCAAGCTGCAGTCGGCGGCCGAGCGGGCGGTCAAGGGCAAGAAGTCCGCCTCCGCCGCCGCGGTCAAGCCCAGCACCGGCGAGATCCTGGCGCTCGCCAACTCCCCCGAAAAGGGCTTCAGCATGGCCACCCAGGGGTCGCTGGCCCCCGGCTCGACCATGAAGATCGTGACGTCGGCGATGCTGATGGACAAGGGCCTGACCTCGCCCGGCAAGAAGAACCCGTGCCCCAAGTACGTGACCGTCGGCGGCTGGAAGTTCCAGAACCTCAACAAGTCCGAGATCAAGGACGGCACCTTCGCGCAGAGCTTCGCCGCGTCCTGCAACAACGCCTTCATCTCGCACGCCAAGGACCTCAGCGACGACGATCTGACCAACGAGGCCAGGGACGTTTTCGGCATCGGCCTGAACTGGCAGACCGGCATCCCCACCTTCGACGGTGCGGTGCCCGTGCAGAGCGACGCGCAGATGGCGGCCTCGCTGATCGGCCAGGGCGGGGTGCGGATGAACCCGCTCAACGTCGCCTCGCTCTCCGCGACGGTCCGGGCCGGCTCCTTCCACCAGCCGTACATCGTCTCGCCGTCGCTGGACCACCGGACGCTCGCCAAGGCCCCCCGCACGATGAAGCCGTCCACCCTCAGCGGCCTGAAGTCGCTGATGAAGCTGACGGCGACCTCCGGTACGGCCGCCGAGGCGATGGCCGGGGTCAGCGGTGACATCGGCGCCAAGACCGGCTCCGCCGAGGTCGACAACCAGAAGAAGCCCAACGCCTGGTTCTCCGCCTACCGCGACGATGTCGCCGCGGCGGCCGTCGTCCCGGCGAGCGGCCACGGCGGCTCCAACGCGGGCCCGCTGGTCCGCGCCATCCTCACCGCCGGCTGA
- the cbiQ gene encoding cobalt ECF transporter T component CbiQ — protein sequence MGAGHAHKLYRHGHSPVHALPAHCKIAAVFCFVLVVVSTPREATWAFGLYALLIAAAAGAARIPAGFLLKRLLIEVPFVAFALLMPFVAEGPRVAVLGMSLSESGLWGAWNILAKGTLGVAASVLLAATTELRELLLGLQRLRMPPLLVQIASFMIRYGDVITDEMRRMRIARLSRGFEARGVRHWGVLAKSAGALFIRSYERGERVHLAMVSRGYTGTMPQVGEATATRAQWTGAAALPLAALAVCLLGWTL from the coding sequence ATGGGCGCCGGACATGCGCACAAGCTGTACCGGCACGGACATTCACCGGTCCACGCCCTGCCGGCGCACTGCAAGATCGCCGCGGTCTTCTGCTTCGTCCTCGTCGTCGTCTCCACCCCGCGGGAGGCCACCTGGGCGTTCGGGCTCTATGCCCTGCTGATCGCGGCCGCCGCCGGGGCCGCCCGGATTCCGGCCGGGTTCCTGCTCAAGCGGCTGCTGATCGAGGTGCCGTTCGTCGCCTTCGCCCTGCTGATGCCGTTCGTCGCCGAGGGGCCGCGGGTCGCGGTCCTCGGGATGAGCCTGAGCGAGTCGGGGCTGTGGGGCGCCTGGAACATCCTCGCCAAGGGGACGCTGGGCGTCGCCGCGTCCGTGCTGCTCGCCGCCACCACCGAACTGCGCGAACTCCTGCTGGGCCTCCAGCGTCTGCGGATGCCCCCGCTGCTCGTCCAGATCGCCTCCTTCATGATCCGCTACGGCGATGTGATCACCGACGAGATGCGCCGGATGCGGATCGCCCGGCTCTCCCGCGGCTTCGAGGCGCGCGGCGTCCGCCACTGGGGCGTGCTCGCCAAGTCGGCCGGCGCGCTGTTCATCCGCTCCTACGAGCGCGGGGAGCGGGTCCACCTCGCCATGGTCAGCCGCGGCTACACCGGCACCATGCCCCAGGTCGGCGAGGCCACCGCCACCCGCGCACAATGGACGGGCGCGGCCGCCCTCCCCCTCGCCGCGCTCGCCGTCTGCCTCCTGGGATGGACCCTTTGA
- a CDS encoding transposase codes for MTTEAKTEDAGHARWTFRLRVSSTARTALEAEWGRCRWVWNESVAKSKAIHLHNKATGEKRTCGPAQLDKMLTEARSRTPWLREGSSVPQQQLIRDFGKSKSKAQKDIKDRLPMRRRAGMPRWKKKREALPTLNYTKRGFRLKDGRLHLAGGIAVTVVWSRELPADPSSVRVYQDSTGEWYASFVVPAEVQPLPETGRVIGIDWGVKETATTTSDAHDLPHAQHGKTAAQKLARYQRMMARRKPPRGKPGSKGYKAARRQTAKLHKKVARQRKDTGRKWAKSVVRDHDALAVEDFKPKFLAKSTMARKAADAAIGATKMALSEMGRKHGRAVHLVHPAHTTMDCSQCGARTKHALPLSERTYACTVCGAVSPRDKNSARVMLVRAGLNPASADRGRPDGALPRLAA; via the coding sequence ATGACGACGGAAGCGAAGACGGAGGATGCCGGGCATGCCCGGTGGACGTTCCGGCTGCGCGTGTCGTCCACCGCCCGAACCGCCCTTGAAGCGGAGTGGGGCCGGTGCCGGTGGGTCTGGAATGAGTCTGTTGCCAAGTCCAAGGCCATCCACCTGCACAACAAAGCCACCGGCGAGAAGCGGACATGCGGTCCGGCCCAGCTCGACAAGATGCTGACCGAGGCCCGCTCGCGAACGCCGTGGCTGCGTGAGGGCTCCTCGGTGCCGCAGCAGCAGTTGATCCGCGACTTCGGCAAGTCCAAGTCCAAGGCTCAGAAGGACATCAAAGACCGGCTGCCGATGCGCCGCCGGGCTGGTATGCCGAGGTGGAAGAAGAAGCGCGAGGCGCTGCCGACGCTGAACTACACCAAGCGGGGCTTCCGCCTCAAAGACGGCCGTCTGCACCTTGCGGGCGGCATCGCGGTGACGGTGGTGTGGTCGAGGGAACTTCCCGCCGACCCGTCCAGCGTGCGCGTCTATCAGGACAGCACGGGGGAGTGGTACGCGTCCTTCGTCGTACCCGCCGAGGTCCAGCCGCTGCCGGAGACCGGCCGTGTGATTGGTATCGACTGGGGCGTGAAGGAGACCGCGACCACCACGTCCGACGCCCATGACCTGCCCCATGCCCAGCACGGGAAGACGGCTGCGCAGAAGCTGGCCCGCTATCAGCGGATGATGGCCCGCCGCAAGCCGCCAAGGGGCAAGCCGGGGTCGAAGGGCTACAAGGCCGCGAGGCGGCAGACGGCGAAGCTGCACAAGAAGGTGGCCCGGCAGCGCAAGGACACCGGTCGTAAGTGGGCGAAGTCCGTGGTTCGCGACCACGATGCTTTGGCTGTCGAGGACTTCAAGCCGAAGTTCCTCGCGAAGTCGACCATGGCCCGCAAGGCCGCCGACGCCGCTATCGGGGCCACCAAGATGGCTCTGAGCGAGATGGGCCGCAAGCACGGCCGTGCCGTGCACCTGGTACACCCCGCGCACACCACGATGGACTGCTCACAGTGCGGAGCGAGAACCAAGCACGCGCTACCTCTCTCAGAACGAACCTATGCCTGCACCGTGTGCGGAGCCGTATCCCCCAGGGACAAGAACTCCGCACGCGTGATGCTGGTCCGGGCTGGTCTCAACCCGGCTAGTGCTGATCGCGGAAGACCAGACGGGGCGCTGCCCCGCCTGGCGGCGTGA
- a CDS encoding TIGR01777 family oxidoreductase has product MKIVIPGGTGQVGTILRRALTAAGHEVVVLTRRPVRAGEVRWDGVTQGAWAAEVDGSDVVINLAGRSVSCRYTPANLQAMMDSRVDSARVVGEAIASAGRPPGVWLQMSTATVYAHRFDAPNDEATGVVGGAEAGVPDYWAYSVEIAKAWERAQEEAETPGTRKVALRSAMVMSPDRGGVFDVLLRLARLGLGGPVAGGAQYVSWIHDRDFVRAVEFLVERSDLAGPVNLAAPAPLPQREFMRALRAAWGVPVGLPATKWMAELGAFALRSDTELLLKSRRVVPGRLLEAGFTGFLRGCPVL; this is encoded by the coding sequence ATGAAGATAGTGATACCCGGCGGGACCGGTCAGGTGGGCACCATCCTGAGGCGGGCGCTGACCGCCGCGGGGCACGAGGTCGTGGTCCTGACCAGGCGTCCGGTGCGGGCCGGGGAAGTGCGGTGGGACGGCGTGACGCAGGGCGCCTGGGCCGCGGAGGTCGACGGCAGCGACGTCGTGATCAATCTGGCCGGACGCAGCGTCAGTTGCCGCTACACCCCGGCCAATCTCCAGGCGATGATGGACTCGCGGGTGGACTCCGCCCGCGTCGTGGGGGAGGCGATCGCGTCCGCGGGCCGGCCGCCCGGCGTCTGGCTGCAGATGAGTACCGCCACCGTTTACGCCCACCGCTTCGACGCCCCGAACGACGAGGCGACCGGGGTGGTCGGCGGCGCGGAGGCCGGGGTCCCGGACTACTGGGCGTACAGCGTCGAGATCGCCAAGGCCTGGGAGCGGGCGCAGGAGGAGGCCGAGACCCCGGGCACCCGGAAGGTGGCGCTGCGCTCCGCCATGGTGATGAGCCCCGATCGCGGCGGCGTGTTCGATGTCCTGCTGCGGCTGGCGCGGCTCGGGCTCGGTGGTCCGGTCGCGGGCGGGGCGCAGTATGTGTCCTGGATCCATGACCGTGACTTCGTCCGCGCGGTCGAGTTCCTGGTCGAACGCAGTGACCTCGCCGGGCCGGTGAATCTCGCCGCCCCCGCCCCGCTGCCGCAGCGCGAGTTCATGCGCGCGCTGCGGGCCGCCTGGGGCGTCCCGGTGGGCCTGCCGGCCACGAAGTGGATGGCCGAGCTGGGCGCGTTCGCGCTGCGCTCCGACACCGAACTCCTGCTCAAGAGCCGCCGTGTGGTGCCAGGACGCCTGCTCGAAGCGGGATTCACCGGCTTCCTCCGAGGATGCCCCGTCCTTTAG